CCATCGTTCAACCAAGAGCTTTGATATCACTTTGATGAGGAAATAGGCCAACACAATAACAAACTTTATAACATAGTAATAggcaatgaaaataaattttctcaAACTTGCAAGAACCTGTGAGGAGCACCAATAAAATATAGAgcacaaaacataaattaaagaaaacaaagacaCGGTTTGTTTAACGTGGAAAACCTCTCAATATAAGGGTAAAAATTATGGGTCATCCAGAGCAAAAAAATAACTTCACTATAATCAATAAAGATACAAGAGAGTCTCCAACAAGTGTACTAAAATGTGTTACAAAcagtcaaatcaaaataaaccacCAATTGATACAATAGAGACAAAAAGATAAAACCTCATAATATAGAGCAGATAATGCGAAACACTTATCTCTCTCTCCATATATCTTTTTCCCGATCCAACCAAACAATTTGAAGTATCACGCACATAGAACCTGCTATCCAAAAATCAGTCCGATCAAACGGTGAACAAATCTGCAGTTGCAATATGAAAAAATGCCCTCGAGTGGATATGCGAAAATCACAatgattttctttctcttttctctctcaatgatttgtaactatttttttctctcaaatgaGTCCTTCTATCTCACTCTCTAATCCAATCCTTCTCCACTTAAATAAGTGAGATATACTAACCTTCTCATTTAAACCTTTACTCCACATAGAAaaggaacccaaaaaaaaagagCAGGTGCCACAAGAAGATCACCATGGTGGTTGATCAGTGTGACTCAACCAAGGGTTGTGATGCAGATCAGGACTATCAACCTCCTTGTGCAAACAACATTGTTGATGCATCAAATGCTGTGTGGGAAGCCTTGGTCTGATGCTTAATTCAATTCAATAATAGTGCATTTATATATGTCTTCTTCCTGTTCTATAAATGCTTCTTAATTATGTGTGTGGAAGAGTacgtatatttttataatagtattgatattatttatcttgaaatatatactttaattttagTTGTATAAAATTCATTCATTCTACTGTTTAACtgtgtaatgatttttttttacagaaatttaACTATGCAAAGCTAATAGATATATTATAACAACTAATCGAGTTAATTAACCCGATCTTGTCCTATGTATTGTTGAGTCTtaatcaaattcaagtaaatgaTTCTATCAAAATTTCAGATCATATAAGGATACAAATCAACATTGCTTAAAGTGACATATCATAGTCATGCTCAAGTGTTGTGGGtgaatatttattatagttttttattatgagatttttttttgtcatattgaagaatttattttaaaattatcttgttttatgttttttatacattatttataaattttattcatgattatattaaattatatttttatatatgtatttatttttaaaaaaattaattcagtaATTGTACcttagattttataaaaatctagCATCTTGTGCCCATAGTAGATAGTACTCGTACCTAGCACTGGTACCTTACATGCATCCTACTTACATGTTAGATAATGAAATTTTGATTTCAATTGAGTGTATGAATTAATTGATGcgagattattttaatttaatttattgtctATATagtcttatttaatttaaacgGGGTTATTACCTctacaataaaacatatttgtgatttagacaaagaaaaaacaaaccaacgtgttattgttaaattttatcatGGGGTTTGGAATAATAAGGATGACCTAAGTACGGCTTTGCCTTGTATTGTTCGCATAGCTAGTGCCAAATCCTGTTTCATTAACTTCCATATGGAAGATGCCATTAACACTAATTTTCACACACCATATGAATAATAGGAATATTGTTGTAATCTTGctattattttttggaatagAAAACCGATTATTGAATGCTCGTAGACAAATAATTCACTATTAATTAAGGTCATCTACGCTGCGCATGCCATTGTACGTACGTCTCCATGGTTTATAATccatgtgaaaagaaaaaatgaaaaagtaaagaaaaacaaTGAGCATGTAAAAGACAATGACAAACGTAAGTGTGGTGATTGTTTCCTTAATTTGGAAAAATAGCGAAGCCAGTTTCTTGCTAGGGAAACAACCATTGGCCTGCATTTGCATGTATTATATATAAGCTAGATTCTCTTGTAGACAAATTCTGCCCACAGAATCATCGAATCTCATTCGAGGCTTGAGATGGTTCGAGTAAACTATCCAATTTGTAAATTTGCATTGTCCCAACATGCGTACAGGAATATAGCTTAAATTATtagtttcattaaatatttggaGGCTAGTAAAATAGAATTTGAATCCTTATGTATATTTTAGGTTTTAATCTGAtgacttaattaaattttaaaaattttactataattttttatagtatcTCTCTTAGACTAAATTGATCATTCGgccaatatttaatattaatgatatcaaTTTTGATCGATGGTGCTGTCTGGTAAACCATTTGGTCAAGCAGTTACTTCTAACCATAGGTGTTTAGCCAAACAACACTTTTTAGTTAATCTTTTGGGGCCTTTCCATCCAACTGTTTACGCTGGAATTTGGTAAACAACCGCTAGTCTAAGTTAATTGCTTGCGAGACCAACTAGTGAATCTCAGGAGCATGTCATTTGCGTGTTTGCTTTAAACATAAACCGTTAATGTTCATCATTGCAACAAACACTCACTGGTTCGAAATTTGCAGAAAGTAAAATTGTTTAACAGAAATCGAAATGCTGGAAATAACTAggcaaggaaaagaaaattcttTGACAGAATCGAAAGGCTGGAAGTAAATTAACAAGGGAGGAAAATTGCAGAATGTAAAGGAGCAGTAAGTTCACTCGATcgaatgaaccatttaaaagaCAGGAATTCTAAAGTGAAGCGTAAATTGCATTGCATTCGAAATGTAAAGTTtgcagaaatttaaaatggtTCACAAACAAACATACATTCTCCTTGTGTACTCGTTTCTCTCTGCGCTGGATACTTTGAGTGTATAAGGATTCTGTAGAAATGATTTGCGACCCTGAAATCTGACTAAAAAACTGCTATATATAGATTTTCGAAAATAAACTGCCCTAACGGTCGAACGCTATCCTAACGCCAAGTGTCCTGCTACGTACACCTTGCATAACCGCTCCCTAGAACGGTTATCCACATTACTCGAGATCGAACtgatttggtgaagatttgTTCAGAAATTACGCTAAGTCCAGAACTCTTGCTGCCTCGACTTCGACTCGTCCATACACCAGTTCGAATTGCCCAATAGCTCGAAGTCCTCTTTCTTGTCTTAGCTTTGTACTTCGTAAATACTTCTTTGAACCTGGGAATTCCTTCTTAAAGATTCTCCTCTCTTTTCGATTCGAGCAGGTCCTGACCAGACTCTTGCTCTGTAATATGCTTCGAAACTCGAGACGACATCTAATGCATACTTAGAGCATATTTTAGCTCGTCGAAAATATGGGCTAACAAATTGCCCCCAAAAAATGTCCGCTTCGATTCGAGATCGAAGGAAGATGAGAAGttgacatttttttctcttcttctaccAGCTTTCCTGAAACGGCGACATGATGGCACGTTTAATGGTAACCGTCGCCTCGATCTCCCACTACCCATCATTAATTCCACCTTTCTAGGCAGAGTGGGACACGTGTCACGCTGGGGAGTCAAAAGGGAAATCTGATGTGATTGATTTCTGACCCTTGattcttattatattattttcccttttttaaagTGAAACCTCCATAAATAGCGCCAAAAAACCTCAGAGAAACCCCTTTAGCTTCTTTGCTTCCGAAACCCCGAAACCTTTCTTCCTCTTTGCTTCTGAAACCCTTCTTCTTTGCTGATTCGTATCCATTATCTCCGGCGAGGCTTCCTTATTCTCAGATAACAACTTGCTACTCCTTTCATCATCAAACTCACCGAATCTCTGAGCTTTGCCATTGTTCTTCGTGAACCCAAGCTCTCACTCACTGATTCTATCAGTTACAAAACCCTTCGTAAGAATCATCCTCTCTCAAATTTTACAATGTCGCAAGGACAAGCAGTTCCGTTTGCTGGGAAATGGCACCGTTTTACAGTCAGGAACGACGGAGAGAAGGTGGTTCCAGAACCACAAGGTGACGCCGAACACACAGAAATCTGGGAATCGGAGGTGATGATCCCTTTCGCAGTAGAAAGGACAGTTTATGCTTTCGGTGGACCTCTGCCAGACCAAGAGTCACTTTCGAGTTCAATGAACAAGGTATTTCCCTGCTATCCAACTTGCGAACCCAGGATTTTTGATAGTGAGCCttacaactttaattgtttaaGCAAACCCAACAAACTCTTTCGATCCGCCCCGTCAATAGCCCATAGGGATTACCTACCTTGGATTGATAGAGTCGAACAAGCATATGAGGATTTCTGGAAGACATATGGCATATTTGACTTGATACAATTCTCTCGATTTGGTCCTGAATATCGACCAGAAATGCTGATAGCAGCTATGCATTTTTTCGAGTCTTCTACCAACACCTTTCAATTTAAATGTGGTATGATGACCCCTACTCTCTTAGATGTAGCTGCCCTcacaggccttaggcctagcggAGAAACGTATGATCCCACTAAATCTAGTGATAATATCAAGCTAGTATATAAGGAGAACACCTTTTCCAAATATATAGCTGAACACAAAGGATCGGTCGAAGAGGAAGTCTCTGATGAAGAGCATGTAGCCTTCCTGACCCTATGGCTATCTCACTATGTCTTTTGCACAAAATCCTTGCAAGTAGCCAAAAGATTCATTCCAATGGCAATACAAATTCATGAAGGTCAGAACTTTGGATTTGGACGCCTCTTGTTAGCAGTGCTATATGAATCACTTGGAGAGGTATGTGATGACCTGAAGAAATCGAAGGATGGGTCTTCCTTCTTAGTATCTGGGCCTATGTGGCTTCTCCAGTTGTGGCTTAATGCCACTTTCGAACAAGAAATGGGATTAATAATCCCACAAGATTATGCTGAAGAAGTTGCCAATCGCTCGATCGAAGGCCAGAGAGCACTTCGATTAACACCCAAGACCTTCGATCAAAATCCACAAAAGCTGTTCCTCAAGTACATGAAGATTTTTCTGAGCTTTGACAAGTTTCTTCCCCAACATGCTCCATTCATTAGTCGAGAGGTCGGCCCGGCCTGGTTCACTGACGATTTTCCTGCTGTCGATCCGGACAATGAAGAAGAAGTGAACGAAATATGGTCATTTTACTTGAATCCACAGATCCTGTCCTGTCGTACAGGTGTTCAATCGAACTATTTAGGCCTGGTTGGATACCAACCTAATTTGGTTTCAAGACAATTTGGCCTTTCGCAGATCCGTCCCAAAAGCTTGTTCGAAGATCCTAGAGACGTCATAAGAGGGGCCAATCTTTCAGAAAAGACTTTCAAGAAATTTTTGAAGATTTCTCTTGATGAAAACTATAACCTGCATCCTTTTGAGTTCAACCATTCCCACTTCTGCACCATGGGATTTGTTACCTGGTGGGAGAAATATTATTCGGGCCGTTCGGTTGGAGACACAACTATCATGATCTCCAGACTTGAGAGTGGTTTTACACAACCAACGGTCGAGAATATCCGCTCAAACCTTCAAGCTCGAGGTACTAACttacttttgatttttctaaattgATATGTATTTTTGCCTTTTCTAATATTCTTACTTTCAGGCAAAACAATCATGACAAAGAAAATTGCTGAAACGTCTCGAGCTGATGTGAGACCCAAGAAACCCACTGGGGTGAAGATCCAAGAATGGAAACAAGAAGAGAAGGTAACTCTTCTGAACTTATCTTTTACTCTTAACGTCTTTGcctcatatttctttattttttcagagTCATAAGAAAGATGATAGCACCGAGACTACCACGACCTCAAAACGCTCGAAGCGTGTGGTCATCGAATTCGACGAAGAAAAAGATGCAAGTCTTATTTCTAATGTCAATATTATAATTCTTTTAAGTCTATATTCTGACATTTCTTTACCCTCATAACAcaggaagaagaggaaagacctcttgtaagaaaaagaaaatcacctgAGACTTCGACCAAATCTGCCGACCAAACAGAGGCAGGCGATTTCCAGGCTCAAATgcctaagaagaaaaagaaagtgaagcaGATCGAGCCTGAACCTTCTGTGACGGTCGAGGGTGGTGAGCCAGtcaggaagaaaaagaagaagaccaAGTCTTCAAAAGAACAAGGTGAGAATCAACCTGTTGACGTCCAACCACCTTCGACTGATGCTGGCGGCGCTGAAACAGAAACTACTCCCTCTATTGCTGAGATGGGCAACCTTGTCGAACAACCGGACTTACCACAAGAACACCCTACCGTCGAGGTATCATtcttaatatgattttaatcaTAGCTAATACGAAACTATTTGTTAACCTTTTCCATGACAACTCGAATCAGGTACAACAAAATGTTTCTGTAGAAGAAATACCCTCATGTGCTCGAACCTCTCCTGCTCCTGAGACGGATGCAGTGAATGTTGAGGAACAGGGTGAAGGTCAAGGTATTGGACCCAGCAGTCCTCAGGGGTCGAGTCAAAGAAGTTCATCTGAAGAACACTTTTCTGATGAAGAGGCCATACAAGAGGCTGAAGCTGGAGGTTCAGACATTTTCCCAGCGTCTTCGACATCTAAGCTTTCCGCTAGCATAGGGATCGCAGAGGATACATTCATTCAAATGCAAGACGAAGACCCTGCTGCAGCCCTTCGACTCCTGCTGAACACCAGTCAAGCCAACACCTCAAGTGAAAAGAATCCTGGTGCTTCGTCCTCATCTGATGCTGATATAACCTCTACAGTACGCCAAGATTGCCTGCTTTTGAAGTTATCAATGGAATACGCACGGGCAGACGTACTTAAATCCATTGAAGAGAACCCTTCTGCTGCTTTTGGGCACCTGaactttttgaagaaattgcataACCCCCTTACTTCTGATGAGATTCTGGGTAAAGTTATACAAATCGAGTCCATTATCGATCAATTTGCAAATACTGTGCAGAAAAAACGCGAAAATGGCGCCAGACTCGATGCCCAGAAACAGGCACATATCCTTCTGCTCGAGAAAGCCCGAGCGGCTCAACGTGAAGTCGAGCGTCTCACCAAAGAAGCGAAAGAAGGATCTTCTGAGATCAAAGCCTGTGATGATAACATCTCCTCCTGGGAGGCAACTATTACAAATTTGCTGTCTCAGGTCGATGATCTAAGGCAGAAAATTGTAACAGAGCAGGCCAAACGCAAAGAACTCCAGGAGAAGGCTGCTGATTCGATTCAGAAGCTGGTTGCCGAAAAAGGGAGGGAAGGCCTGAAGGCCTTTAGTGCATCTCAAGCGGTAGCAGATGAGGCGAGAGCTATGGAGAGTGCTGACCAGGTTTTGAGCAAAGAGATGGCCACCCTGAAGAAACTATATGAGGACTTAGTCATGCATTAGTAgaacttatgattttttatttcgaATTCTGTATTTCGATTCTACTCTTGATGTAAATTTGACACATGCCCTTTCGTGGCAATTTTACTGTTATCgccatttttatgtttccatTACTTCTGTCtattctatgcttattttaactTCGAGCAatgttggtttatattttttcaaatatttaccaTTTATACTCAAAGTACGTTTCTGAGGGGTTAATTCCTCTAATTCATAAGCACCATTCGAATAgatctgaattattttaaacgGTCCTTCCCAATTTGGGGACCATTTGCCCAAGGCTCGATCCTTACTATCCATGGGCAGGATAACCTTCCAAACTAAATCTCCAACATTAAAAGTTTTTGACTTCACTTTCTTATTATAAGCTTTagcaactctttctttttgtttagtcaAAACTTCTAATGCTCTTAATCTCTCCTCGTCTAAATCAACTAACTCATCTGAcatcattttccaataatggtcgaTTGGAATGTCCATTTGTTTTTGTACTCTGGCTGATTGCAAATGTATTTCGACCGGAAGTACAGCATCGTGCCCATAAGTCAGTCGAAATGGGGTAGTATTAGTTGATTCCTTAGGAGAATTTCTACATGCCCATAGAACTTGATCTAACGTTTTATTCCAATTTCTTGGCTTTTGGgcaatgtgttttttaatcaagttaattacaatcttattggctgcttcgacCTGACCATTTGCTTGCGCGTAATATGGTGTTGAGGTTAATAATCGAAAGCCAGTTTTTTGggcaaattctttcatttttcgtcCAGTAAAAACTGAACCTTGATCAGTGGTAATTGTTTCAGGAATACCAAACctataaatgatataattttgaatgaaactaATTACCGCTTCCTGATCAACATTTGGCAAAGGGACTGCTTCGATCCATTTTGTAAAGTAATCGATACCAACTATAATATAACGCTGGTTCTTAGAAGAGGCAGGCTTGATTTCACCAATTAAGTCCAAAGCCCATCCTCTGAAAGGCCAAGGTTTGATTATGGAGTGTAACTCACTAGCAGGTACATGCTGTATCCCTGCATGCTTTTGGCATTCTTGACAGCCTTTAGCAAATTCTATACAGTCTTTTAACATCGAAGGCCAATACAAACCTTGTCGAAATAAAAGCCATTTCATTTTATGGCCTGCTTGATGTGATCCACAAGCCCCACTGTGAACATGGGAAACTGCCAAGTATGCTTCTGATTCACTTAGACATTTTAGCAACACTCCTTCTGCAGTCTTTTTGAACAAATCATTCCCCACAATCACGTAATTTAAAGCCCTATATTTGATCTTTCGAGCCACATTGCCTATTGGATTTTCCAAATATTCAATAATGGACTTTCTCCAATCATTATCTAACATATTGTCAAtggccaaaatttgaattttttcctgAAGATCATTCATACTTTcatctttattattttgtggTGTACTTGCCCCCACAAGTTTTGGCATTGGCAATTTAGTGCTTAATGGCTCTAGTAACAccagtttatcttttatttcgatCAACTGAGTTAGTTTTTCCTTCGACATTTTGTACCCTGAAGCTATTTGGGCTaaatcatttgcttcttggttttcTAGTCGAGGTATATGCTCAATGTTAATGTAATCGAAATGATTCAGAAGAGAACTGgccataacaaaatattttgctaAGTGTTCATTAACACATTTGTATTCTTGTGTTAATTGCTTCACTACTAATTCTGAATCACCCCTTATGTTAACATTTCTTGCCCCCAggctaattaaaatttcaaggcctgtaattagagcctcatactcagcctcattattagaacaaagccctttgattttatatttgaatttagttGGAACTTTATTGGGGGATATTATTAAAACTCCAATTCCAGTTCCATATTTGTGTTTCGAACCATCGAAATACAAAATCCAAGGCTCTGTATCGACATAGTCTTGCGGCATTTCGATCAATGAGTGATCTACAATAAAATCAGCCACAATTTGACCCTTAACAGATTTCAAAGGCTTGTATGTTAAAGAATATTCTGTTAAGGCTAAAGCCCATTTTCCAATTCTACTGTGTAAAATAGGTTTTGACAACATGtgtttaataatatcataatgagaATACACATAAACATCAACAGGCTTTATATATTGCTTAAGTTTTGCACAAGAGAAATACAGACAAAGACAAAGTTTTTCTATGGCCGTATATCTAGTTTCTGCATCATTTAGTACACGACTAAGATAATAAATTGCATGTTCTATgccatcatcatcttcctgagCCAACATGCTACCAATGGTCTTGTCAGACGCAGCAATATACAACTTCATAGTCTTGTTTCGACTAGGAGGCATTAACGCAGGAGGCTTGATCagatattctttaatttcatcGAAAGCCTTTTGATGCTCTTCATTCCATTTGAATGGTTCATCTTTCTTGAGTCGAAGTAATGGCGAAAAAATTTGAGCTTTGCCACTTAGATTCGAAATGAATCGCCTCAAGAAGTTGATTTTTCCTAGCAAAGACTGAAGCTGTTTTTTGGTCGAAGGAGGCTTCGTCTCAAAAATAGCCTTtgtcttattttgatttatctcaATGCCCTTTTTATGTACCACAAATCCCAGGAAATCTCCTGCACGCACACAAAAAGCACACTTTAATGGATTCATTTTTAATCCATGTTTCCTCATTCGTTCGAAAGATTGCCTAAGATAATCCAAATGGCTAtcttctgaggaggatttgatgattatatcatcaatataaatttgcataaatgtgtcaataaaatcatgaaacatgGAATTCATGGCCCTTTGATAAgtggccccagcatttttcaacccAAAGGGCATAACCACCCATTCATAAGTGCCTAAAGCACCAGGGCATCGAAATGCTGTTTTCGACACATCATTTTCAGCAATAAATATTTGGTTATAACCAGAATAACCATCTAACATGCTCAAAAATTCGAAACCAGCTGCCGAATCTACCAACATTTCCGCTACTGGCATAGCATATTCATCTTTAGGTGTAGCATTATTTAAATCCCTAAAATCTATGCATACTCTAAGAGTTCCATTCTTTTTAATGACAGGGACTATATTTGCTAACCATTCGACATACCTGGCAGCCCTGATGAATTTACACCTCAGCAGCCTTTCGATCTCTTCCTTAATCTTGGA
This Glycine soja cultivar W05 unplaced genomic scaffold, ASM419377v2 tig00001665_1_pilon_1233902_1257712, whole genome shotgun sequence DNA region includes the following protein-coding sequences:
- the LOC114404159 gene encoding uncharacterized protein LOC114404159 codes for the protein MSQGQAVPFAGKWHRFTVRNDGEKVVPEPQGDAEHTEIWESEVMIPFAVERTVYAFGGPLPDQESLSSSMNKVFPCYPTCEPRIFDSEPYNFNCLSKPNKLFRSAPSIAHRDYLPWIDRVEQAYEDFWKTYGIFDLIQFSRFGPEYRPEMLIAAMHFFESSTNTFQFKCGMMTPTLLDVAALTGLRPSGETYDPTKSSDNIKLVYKENTFSKYIAEHKGSVEEEVSDEEHVAFLTLWLSHYVFCTKSLQVAKRFIPMAIQIHEGQNFGFGRLLLAVLYESLGEVCDDLKKSKDGSSFLVSGPMWLLQLWLNATFEQEMGLIIPQDYAEEVANRSIEGQRALRLTPKTFDQNPQKLFLKYMKIFLSFDKFLPQHAPFISREVGPAWFTDDFPAVDPDNEEEVNEIWSFYLNPQILSCRTGVQSNYLGLVGYQPNLVSRQFGLSQIRPKSLFEDPRDVIRGANLSEKTFKKFLKISLDENYNLHPFEFNHSHFCTMGFVTWWEKYYSGRSVGDTTIMISRLESGFTQPTVENIRSNLQARGKTIMTKKIAETSRADVRPKKPTGVKIQEWKQEEKVTLLNLSFTLNVFASYFFIFSES